Proteins encoded together in one Mannheimia haemolytica window:
- the siaT_1 gene encoding Neu5Ac permease yields MEWSVVLVLCTTFFLFLFIGVPISFSIGLASLLTVMMSIPFDAAITVITQKMASGLDSFSLLAIPFFILAGNIMNRGGIALRLIEFAKVIGGRLPGSLAHVNVLANMMFGSISGSAVASGAAMGGIMSPLQRKEGYDPAFSAAVNIASCPTGLLIPPSNTFIVYSLVTGGTSIGALFLAGYIPGILMGLSIMLIIGYIAKKRNYPVSPKPTKSEVIKKTLDALPSLGLIVVIMGGIIGGIFTATEASAFAVVYTLILAVLIYREVSIKELPKVILDSVVTTAIVLLLIGTSMGMSWVMANADIPYTISDGLLAISDNPIVILLIINIILLIVGVFMDMTPALLIFTPIFFPIVTDLGMDPVHFGILMAFNLSIGICTPPVGSALFIGCSVGGVKINQVIKPLLPFYTALILALLLVTYVPSLSLALPQLLLGY; encoded by the coding sequence ATGGAATGGTCTGTCGTTCTTGTACTTTGTACCACCTTCTTCCTTTTTCTATTCATTGGTGTACCAATTTCTTTTTCGATTGGCTTAGCCTCTCTACTGACGGTGATGATGTCAATTCCGTTTGATGCGGCAATTACCGTTATTACGCAAAAAATGGCATCAGGTTTAGATAGCTTCTCTCTACTTGCCATTCCATTCTTTATTCTTGCCGGCAATATTATGAATAGAGGTGGGATTGCATTACGTTTGATTGAATTTGCAAAAGTGATTGGCGGTCGTTTACCCGGTTCACTGGCTCACGTTAATGTGCTGGCAAATATGATGTTTGGTTCCATCTCAGGCTCGGCAGTGGCATCAGGGGCGGCAATGGGCGGTATTATGTCACCATTACAAAGAAAGGAAGGTTACGATCCTGCGTTTTCTGCTGCGGTAAACATTGCCTCTTGCCCAACGGGTTTGCTTATTCCGCCGAGTAATACATTTATTGTGTATTCATTGGTCACGGGAGGAACATCAATAGGGGCTTTATTCTTGGCAGGTTATATACCGGGCATTTTAATGGGGCTATCCATTATGCTCATCATCGGTTATATCGCTAAGAAACGGAATTATCCTGTTTCGCCAAAACCCACAAAATCAGAAGTGATTAAGAAAACGTTAGATGCCTTGCCTAGCCTCGGGTTAATCGTTGTGATTATGGGCGGCATTATCGGCGGTATTTTCACTGCTACTGAAGCTTCGGCATTTGCGGTTGTTTATACCTTAATTCTGGCGGTGTTGATTTATCGAGAAGTTTCCATTAAAGAGTTACCGAAAGTGATTTTAGATTCGGTTGTAACTACCGCAATCGTACTACTTTTAATTGGCACCTCAATGGGAATGTCTTGGGTAATGGCAAATGCCGATATTCCTTATACGATTAGTGACGGCTTACTTGCCATTTCAGATAATCCTATCGTGATTTTATTAATCATCAACATTATTTTACTTATTGTTGGTGTGTTTATGGATATGACACCTGCACTGCTTATCTTTACCCCTATCTTTTTCCCTATTGTTACTGATTTAGGTATGGATCCGGTGCATTTCGGGATTTTAATGGCGTTCAACTTATCCATCGGTATTTGTACTCCACCGGTCGGTAGTGCCTTATTTATTGGTTGTTCTGTAGGTGGTGTAAAAATCAATCAAGTGATCA
- the yiaM_1 gene encoding 2,3-diketo-L-gulonate TRAP transporter small permease protein yiaM — protein sequence MDSFVLKIDKILSTLCVVISILLVGCVVWQVFSRFILKAPSVYTDELARFSFIWVGLIGAAYAFGQKKHLAIDLLATKLESSPDKLKRLHFVVNLISLCFIVLIMCYGGVKLVNDTINAGQVSPVLGVQMGLIYSAIPLSGFFMLVYVIRDLFAIAKPVPSLH from the coding sequence ATGGATAGTTTTGTTTTAAAAATTGATAAAATTTTATCTACGTTATGCGTTGTCATTAGCATTTTGCTTGTAGGTTGCGTGGTATGGCAGGTCTTTTCTCGCTTTATTTTAAAAGCACCAAGCGTATATACCGATGAGTTGGCACGTTTTTCATTTATTTGGGTAGGTTTGATTGGTGCTGCTTATGCGTTTGGTCAGAAAAAGCATTTAGCCATCGATTTGTTGGCAACGAAATTGGAATCCTCACCGGATAAATTAAAACGCTTACATTTTGTCGTTAATCTGATCAGTTTATGTTTTATTGTGCTGATTATGTGCTATGGCGGTGTGAAGTTAGTGAATGATACTATCAATGCCGGTCAGGTCTCGCCTGTTTTAGGTGTACAGATGGGGTTGATTTATAGTGCTATTCCATTAAGCGGCTTTTTTATGTTGGTTTATGTTATTCGTGACTTATTTGCGATAGCAAAACCTGTCCCTTCATTACATTAA
- the yiaO gene encoding Extracytoplasmic solute receptor protein yiaO → MFTRKTLLSASLATALSLGLAFSASAKTTLKLNHNNDKTHPVHISMQKMADEVKELTNGEVVIRVYPNSQLGTQRESIELLQAGSLDMAKSNASEMESFEPTYGAFNIPYLFQNVDHYYTALKDPEVGQKILEASKGKGFIGLTYYDGGARSFYANKAIKTPADLKGLKVRVQPSPSAVKMMELLGGSATPLAYGELYTALQQKVVDAAENNETALTLARHGEVSKIFSQDEHTMIPDVLLISEKTWAKLTPEQQKALKTAADNSMMSHKELWAKMIAEEKKKAQEQMGVEFITVEKQPFIDATKPMKDEAKANPVIGGLVEKIDALAPAAK, encoded by the coding sequence ATGTTCACGAGAAAAACCCTTCTTTCAGCTTCATTAGCCACCGCATTATCTCTGGGATTAGCCTTTTCTGCCTCAGCAAAAACCACGTTAAAGCTAAATCACAATAACGACAAAACACACCCTGTTCATATTTCAATGCAAAAAATGGCGGATGAAGTCAAAGAATTAACCAATGGAGAAGTCGTCATTCGTGTTTATCCGAACAGCCAATTAGGTACTCAACGTGAATCGATTGAATTACTACAAGCAGGTTCGCTCGATATGGCAAAATCAAACGCCAGTGAAATGGAATCATTTGAACCGACTTATGGTGCATTTAACATTCCTTATCTATTCCAAAATGTCGATCACTACTACACAGCATTAAAAGATCCGGAAGTCGGTCAAAAAATCTTGGAAGCCTCTAAAGGAAAAGGATTTATCGGTTTAACCTACTATGATGGTGGCGCCCGTAGTTTCTACGCCAATAAAGCGATTAAAACACCGGCAGACTTAAAAGGCTTAAAAGTGCGTGTTCAGCCAAGCCCAAGTGCAGTCAAGATGATGGAACTTCTTGGTGGTTCAGCAACCCCACTAGCCTATGGCGAACTCTACACCGCATTACAACAAAAAGTGGTTGATGCAGCAGAAAACAATGAAACCGCATTAACATTGGCTCGTCACGGTGAAGTATCAAAAATCTTCAGCCAAGATGAACATACAATGATTCCTGATGTGCTACTCATTAGTGAAAAGACTTGGGCTAAATTAACACCTGAACAACAAAAAGCCCTTAAAACGGCCGCAGATAATTCAATGATGTCTCATAAAGAGTTATGGGCAAAAATGATTGCCGAAGAGAAGAAAAAAGCACAAGAGCAAATGGGCGTTGAATTTATCACCGTTGAAAAACAACCATTTATTGATGCAACCAAACCGATGAAAGATGAAGCAAAAGCCAATCCGGTCATTGGTGGATTGGTTGAAAAAATCGATGCACTTGCTCCTGCCGCAAAATAG
- a CDS encoding Uncharacterized oxidoreductase HI_0048 has product MDIAKNHNLQDKVIVVTGAGGVLCAFLAKELAKTKAKVALLDLNLDSAQKVADEINAQGGTAKAYQTNVLELDNIKAVRDQIAADFGTCDILINGAGGNSPKATTDNEFHTLDLADSTKSFFELDKSGIEFVFNLNYLGTLLPTQVFAKDMIGKAGANIVNISSMNAFTPLTKIPAYSGAKAAISNFTQWLAVYFSKVGIRCNAIAPGFLVSNQNRGLLFDSEGNPTARANKILTNTPMGRFGEPEELLGALLFLVDSQYSSFVNGVIVPVDGGFSAYSGV; this is encoded by the coding sequence ATGGATATTGCAAAAAATCACAACTTACAAGATAAAGTCATTGTTGTTACCGGTGCCGGTGGTGTTTTGTGTGCATTCTTAGCCAAAGAATTAGCGAAAACTAAAGCAAAAGTGGCATTACTTGATCTTAATTTAGACTCTGCACAAAAAGTCGCTGATGAAATCAACGCACAAGGCGGTACAGCCAAAGCCTACCAAACGAATGTCTTAGAATTAGATAACATTAAAGCAGTACGAGACCAAATTGCAGCAGATTTCGGCACTTGCGATATTTTAATTAATGGTGCCGGTGGTAATAGCCCTAAAGCAACCACTGATAATGAATTTCACACTTTAGATTTAGCAGACAGCACAAAATCGTTCTTTGAATTAGATAAATCCGGTATTGAATTTGTATTTAATCTCAACTACTTAGGAACATTATTACCAACCCAAGTTTTCGCTAAAGATATGATTGGCAAAGCGGGGGCAAATATTGTCAATATTTCCAGTATGAATGCTTTCACACCATTAACAAAAATCCCTGCCTATTCCGGAGCTAAAGCTGCCATCAGCAACTTTACTCAATGGCTTGCGGTTTACTTCTCTAAAGTCGGCATTCGCTGTAATGCTATTGCCCCCGGCTTCTTAGTCAGTAACCAAAATCGAGGTTTACTCTTTGACAGCGAAGGCAATCCAACTGCTCGTGCCAATAAAATTCTTACCAATACTCCGATGGGGCGTTTTGGTGAACCGGAAGAATTACTCGGTGCATTGCTCTTCTTAGTGGATAGCCAATACTCCAGTTTCGTAAACGGTGTGATTGTGCCTGTAGATGGTGGTTTCTCTGCTTATAGTGGTGTATAG
- the uxaC gene encoding Uronate isomerase translates to MKQFLCEDFLLSTPTAQKLYHDYAKDQPIFDYHCHLNPKEIAENRQFNDLAEIWLEGDHYKWRAMRSAGVEERLITGDADKYSKYLAFAQTVPKCIGNPIYHWTHLELRRPFGITNTLFSPQTAEKIWHQGKALLQQPEFSARGIMQQMNVKLVGTTDDPIDSLEYHKAIAEDNTFGIEVVPSFRPDRAFKIELPLFNDYVEQLGKVADIDINTFDKLKQALLKRIEHFDQQGCKSADHGIEIVRFAAIPDETKLTHILQKRLQNQPLAEEEIAQFSTALLVWLGTEYHKRNWVMQMHIGAIRNNNSRMFKLLGADSGFDSIGDRTFAEPLSRLLDSMDQTDQLPKTILYCLNPRDNEMLGSMIGNFQTGGIAGKIQFGSGWWFNDQKDGMERQLQQLSQLGLLSQFVGMLTDSRSFLSYTRHEYFRRILCEMIGSWVERGEAPNDLNLLGNMVKNICYDNAKGYFK, encoded by the coding sequence ATGAAACAATTTTTATGTGAAGACTTTTTACTCTCAACCCCAACGGCACAAAAGCTCTATCACGACTATGCCAAAGATCAGCCGATTTTTGACTACCACTGCCATTTAAACCCAAAAGAAATTGCGGAAAATCGCCAATTTAACGATTTAGCCGAAATCTGGCTGGAAGGCGATCACTACAAATGGCGGGCGATGCGTTCTGCCGGTGTGGAAGAACGTTTGATTACGGGCGATGCCGATAAATACAGCAAATATTTAGCCTTTGCACAAACTGTGCCAAAATGTATCGGCAACCCGATTTACCATTGGACGCATTTAGAACTTCGCCGTCCGTTTGGGATTACCAACACGTTATTTTCACCACAAACCGCAGAAAAAATTTGGCATCAAGGCAAAGCATTACTGCAACAGCCTGAATTTTCCGCCCGTGGCATTATGCAACAGATGAATGTGAAATTAGTCGGAACTACTGATGACCCGATTGATTCTTTGGAATACCACAAAGCGATTGCAGAAGATAACACCTTTGGCATTGAAGTTGTGCCAAGTTTCCGACCTGACCGAGCATTTAAAATCGAACTGCCGCTATTTAATGACTACGTTGAGCAACTTGGTAAAGTCGCTGATATTGACATCAACACTTTTGATAAATTAAAGCAGGCACTACTAAAACGCATTGAACATTTCGATCAGCAGGGGTGTAAATCCGCCGATCACGGCATTGAAATCGTACGTTTTGCCGCTATTCCTGATGAAACAAAACTTACCCATATTTTGCAAAAAAGATTGCAAAATCAACCGCTTGCAGAAGAGGAAATCGCACAATTCAGCACGGCATTATTAGTCTGGTTAGGCACGGAATACCACAAACGTAACTGGGTGATGCAAATGCACATTGGGGCAATCCGCAATAATAACAGCCGTATGTTTAAGCTGCTCGGGGCAGACAGCGGATTTGATTCCATTGGCGACCGCACTTTTGCCGAGCCACTCTCCCGTTTATTAGACAGTATGGATCAAACCGACCAACTTCCGAAAACCATTTTATATTGCTTAAACCCACGTGATAACGAAATGCTCGGCAGTATGATCGGCAATTTCCAAACCGGTGGCATTGCGGGCAAAATCCAATTTGGTTCAGGCTGGTGGTTCAATGATCAGAAAGACGGAATGGAACGCCAACTGCAACAGCTTTCACAATTAGGCTTGCTCAGCCAATTTGTTGGAATGCTGACTGATTCCCGTAGTTTCTTATCTTACACCCGCCACGAATATTTCCGCCGTATTCTTTGCGAAATGATTGGTAGTTGGGTGGAACGGGGTGAAGCACCAAACGATCTCAACTTACTGGGCAATATGGTGAAAAATATTTGCTATGACAATGCCAAAGGTTATTTCAAATAG
- the ydjH gene encoding Uncharacterized sugar kinase ydjH, producing the protein MKKLAILGECMIELNGEPFGEMHQTYGGDSLNTATYLARVSSPEQIEVRYLSALGTDKLSQGMLAAWQADNININFVLRDEHRQPGLYLIQLDKQGERTFLYWRNQSAARYLLQHPGYPKALSALREVDIIYLSGISLAILPENDRTLLIAQLRELKTQGVKIAFDSNYRPKLWESQAAAQAHYAELLQLVDLALVTFDDEQLLWGDVNEQATFDRLAQYGIHTIVVKQGSLGATVLQNGEQTFVPTVAVENVVDTTSAGDSFNAGFLNGYLLGKDVVTCCQQGNAVAGIVIQHKGAIIAKSATAHLKSQFE; encoded by the coding sequence ATGAAAAAACTCGCCATTCTTGGTGAATGTATGATTGAGTTAAACGGGGAGCCATTTGGGGAGATGCACCAAACCTACGGAGGGGATTCGCTCAACACCGCCACCTATTTGGCTCGGGTGAGTTCGCCTGAACAAATTGAGGTGCGTTATCTCTCCGCTCTCGGCACGGATAAACTCAGTCAGGGAATGTTAGCGGCGTGGCAGGCGGATAATATCAACATCAATTTTGTATTGCGTGATGAGCACCGTCAGCCGGGGCTGTATCTGATTCAGTTGGATAAGCAGGGCGAGCGGACGTTCCTCTATTGGCGAAATCAATCTGCCGCCCGCTACTTGTTGCAACACCCCGGCTATCCCAAAGCACTCTCGGCGTTACGCGAGGTGGATATAATTTACTTGAGCGGTATCAGCCTTGCCATCTTGCCTGAAAACGACCGCACTTTGTTGATTGCACAGCTGCGTGAGCTGAAAACCCAAGGGGTGAAAATCGCCTTTGACAGCAATTATCGCCCGAAACTGTGGGAAAGTCAGGCGGCAGCCCAAGCTCACTATGCCGAGCTATTGCAATTAGTCGATTTAGCTCTCGTTACCTTTGATGACGAACAACTGCTTTGGGGTGATGTGAATGAACAAGCCACCTTTGACCGTCTGGCTCAATATGGCATTCACACCATTGTGGTGAAACAAGGCTCGCTGGGGGCAACGGTGTTGCAAAACGGGGAGCAGACTTTTGTGCCGACCGTTGCAGTGGAAAACGTGGTCGATACCACTTCCGCCGGCGATTCCTTTAATGCCGGCTTCCTTAACGGTTATTTATTGGGTAAAGATGTTGTCACTTGTTGCCAGCAAGGAAATGCCGTTGCCGGTATCGTCATTCAGCACAAAGGGGCGATTATTGCCAAATCCGCCACTGCTCATCTGAAATCGCAGTTTGAATAA
- the eda gene encoding Putative KHG/KDPG aldolase: MRYTTEQIIEKLRQLKVVPVIALDKAEDILPLAKTLSENGLPVVEITFRSEAAEEAIKLVHQHYPEVLIAAGTVLTKEQVLAAKNAGADCIVTPGFNPTIVKYCQELGLPVTPGVNNPMAIEAALELGIQAVKFFPAEASGGVKMIKALLGPYANLQIMPTGGISPQNINDYLAIPNVVACGGSWFVEKSLIKAQKWAEIGKLTKEVVELVK; this comes from the coding sequence ATGCGTTATACCACCGAACAAATCATTGAAAAATTAAGACAACTGAAAGTTGTTCCCGTGATTGCTTTGGATAAAGCAGAAGATATTTTACCGCTGGCGAAAACCCTTTCCGAAAACGGTTTACCGGTGGTGGAAATCACTTTCCGCTCGGAAGCTGCCGAAGAGGCGATTAAGCTGGTTCACCAACACTATCCGGAGGTGTTAATCGCTGCCGGCACGGTGCTAACCAAAGAACAAGTCCTTGCCGCCAAAAACGCAGGGGCAGATTGCATTGTGACCCCGGGCTTTAATCCTACTATCGTTAAATATTGCCAAGAATTAGGTTTGCCGGTTACACCGGGTGTGAACAACCCGATGGCGATTGAAGCCGCCCTCGAACTTGGCATACAAGCAGTTAAATTTTTCCCTGCCGAAGCCAGTGGCGGGGTGAAAATGATTAAAGCCCTTCTCGGCCCTTACGCCAACTTACAAATTATGCCGACCGGCGGCATCTCGCCACAAAACATCAACGACTACCTCGCCATTCCCAATGTAGTTGCCTGCGGCGGCTCTTGGTTTGTGGAGAAATCCCTGATTAAAGCGCAGAAGTGGGCGGAGATTGGGAAATTGACGAAGGAAGTGGTTGAGTTGGTGAAATAA
- a CDS encoding TPR repeat-containing protein NMB0313 precursor gives MKKIVSTLLILTSNLAFAETTPAQLQEKMDNQRMQENPALEKPDNRARPQQLNTQNNTKPIAISSQQLLQQPELLNSAMLTALVTNHSENVQFLLPIYQQLPTGVQNSEIVQWAEAVNAKAKQHYSEAIKGYRQLLAKYPENQPIRMQLAVALFENRENEAAEAQFYKLQADKLPQEIANAVNSYLEAIGKQDQWSFQGGLTYLNDPNINNAPNAGTTYGNWTAPKKESAQGVGFYLEADKKWSWGNGFFHEFRLNGNGKYYWNNKKYNEYSLRESLGLGYQNAKQKITLLPFFEQMWYAGGSSQTESTKRYSNAGGVNARWQYWITPQWQSAISYEYAEQRYTRRQHLDGNYHFIAPSLYFYPNSWQYWFVGANFNRTSTRDLDDSFIRRGVSIGWGQEWKNGLSTQLSASYARKQYRAPMPIFQITQRNREYGVQASIWHRALHFKGITPRLTWQYNKVKSNHSFYSYDKNRVYIEFSHTF, from the coding sequence ATGAAAAAAATAGTCTCAACGCTTTTAATCCTTACCTCAAACCTGGCATTTGCGGAAACCACGCCGGCTCAACTTCAAGAAAAAATGGATAACCAGCGAATGCAGGAAAACCCCGCATTGGAAAAACCGGATAATCGAGCCAGACCACAGCAATTAAATACGCAGAATAATACCAAGCCAATCGCTATTTCAAGCCAGCAGCTTCTGCAACAGCCGGAGCTACTCAACTCTGCGATGCTAACCGCTTTGGTAACGAATCATAGCGAAAACGTGCAATTCTTACTGCCGATTTATCAACAATTACCCACCGGTGTGCAAAACAGCGAGATTGTCCAATGGGCGGAGGCGGTAAACGCTAAAGCCAAACAGCATTATTCAGAGGCAATAAAAGGCTACCGCCAGTTACTGGCAAAATACCCTGAAAATCAGCCAATCCGTATGCAATTAGCGGTTGCATTGTTTGAAAATCGGGAAAATGAGGCAGCAGAGGCTCAATTTTATAAGTTACAAGCGGACAAATTACCGCAAGAAATTGCAAATGCGGTCAATAGCTATTTGGAGGCGATTGGCAAGCAAGATCAATGGAGTTTTCAAGGCGGCTTAACCTATTTGAATGACCCGAATATCAACAATGCCCCAAATGCAGGCACAACCTATGGCAACTGGACTGCACCGAAAAAAGAATCTGCCCAAGGGGTCGGATTTTACCTTGAGGCAGATAAAAAGTGGTCTTGGGGCAATGGTTTCTTCCACGAGTTTCGTTTAAACGGAAACGGCAAATATTACTGGAACAACAAAAAATATAACGAATATTCGCTCAGAGAAAGCCTCGGCTTGGGTTATCAAAATGCAAAGCAAAAAATCACCTTGTTGCCGTTTTTTGAACAGATGTGGTATGCCGGTGGCTCAAGCCAAACCGAAAGCACCAAGCGTTACTCCAACGCAGGCGGTGTGAATGCCCGCTGGCAATATTGGATTACTCCACAGTGGCAATCTGCAATCAGCTACGAATATGCGGAACAGCGTTACACTCGCCGCCAACATTTAGACGGCAACTATCATTTTATCGCACCTAGCCTCTATTTTTACCCTAACAGCTGGCAATATTGGTTTGTGGGGGCGAATTTTAATCGCACCAGCACCCGTGATTTAGATGATAGCTTTATTCGCCGAGGTGTTTCTATTGGTTGGGGACAAGAGTGGAAGAACGGGCTTTCTACCCAATTAAGTGCGAGCTACGCCCGTAAACAATACCGTGCACCCATGCCGATTTTCCAAATTACACAACGCAACCGTGAATATGGCGTACAAGCCAGCATCTGGCACAGAGCCTTGCATTTTAAGGGCATCACCCCTCGCTTAACGTGGCAATATAATAAGGTAAAAAGCAATCATAGCTTCTATAGTTATGACAAAAACCGTGTCTATATTGAGTTTTCACATACGTTCTAA
- the mutS gene encoding DNA mismatch repair protein mutS, with product MTQDFSTHTPMMQQYLQLKAQNPDILLFYRMGDFYELFYDDAKRAAALLDISLTKRGQSAGEPIPMAGVPYHAVEGYLAKLVALGESVAICEQIGDPATSKGPVERKVVRIVTPGTVSDEALLPERQDNFVAAVYEEKGTFAIATLDMTSGRFLISELASKEALSAELQRVQPAEILYAEDFSAASILTNYKGLRRRPVWEFELVTAIQLLNRQFGTQTLAGFGVEKAVVALCAAGCVLHYAQETQRTALPHINAIHLAQHSDTILLDAATRRNLELTQNLAGGTENTLAAVLDKCVTPMGSRLLKRWIHQPIRDCGKLQARQQAIAALIQYERMPDLQPLLQQVGDMERILARVALRTARPRDLTRLRTALAQLPEIAKNSQNLTASIDQLLAQLADFSQLHDLLERAIIENPPQLIRDGGVIAEGYNAELDEWRQLSDGATQYLENLEIRERESTGIDSLKIGFNAVHGYYIQISQGQAHKAPIHYVRRQTLKNAERYIIPELKTYEDKVLKAKGASLALEKQLYDELFDVLMPRLGELQLAAMVLSELDVLTNLAERADSLGYVCPSFSPMRMVNIKGGRHPVVEQVLTEPFIANPVFLNSQRHLLIVTGPNMGGKSTYMRQIALITLMAYIGSFVPAESAEIGPIDRIFTRIGASDDLASGRSTFMVEMTEMANILHQATENSLVLIDEIGRGTSTYDGLSLAWACAEWLAKKTQSLTLFATHYFELTGLPNQLKGVANVHLDAREHQDSIVFMHSVQEGAASKSYGLAVAALAGVPKQVIQLAKQRLAHLEEISHQTKQANEHPQADLLFSADLAEDLQKNEQFQPLANTESEVEKALKALQPDELTPRQALDELYRLKKLLG from the coding sequence ATGACACAAGATTTCTCCACCCACACGCCAATGATGCAACAGTATTTACAACTCAAAGCTCAAAATCCGGACATTCTGTTGTTTTACCGAATGGGGGATTTTTATGAGCTGTTTTATGATGATGCGAAACGAGCGGCAGCGTTATTGGATATTTCGCTCACTAAGCGAGGGCAATCTGCCGGTGAGCCGATTCCGATGGCGGGTGTGCCTTATCACGCCGTGGAGGGCTATTTGGCGAAATTGGTGGCGTTGGGGGAATCGGTAGCAATTTGTGAACAGATTGGCGACCCAGCAACCTCAAAAGGGCCGGTAGAACGCAAAGTGGTACGGATTGTTACGCCGGGAACAGTTAGCGATGAGGCATTGTTACCCGAACGCCAAGATAACTTTGTGGCGGCAGTTTACGAAGAAAAAGGCACCTTTGCGATTGCTACGCTAGATATGACCTCCGGGCGGTTTTTAATCAGTGAACTTGCCAGCAAAGAGGCGCTATCCGCCGAGTTACAACGTGTACAACCGGCAGAAATTCTGTATGCGGAAGATTTTTCCGCTGCCTCAATTTTAACGAATTACAAAGGGTTACGCCGCCGTCCGGTGTGGGAATTTGAGCTGGTAACGGCGATTCAGCTGCTAAATCGCCAATTCGGCACGCAAACACTTGCCGGATTTGGGGTGGAAAAAGCGGTAGTGGCACTTTGTGCTGCCGGCTGTGTCTTGCATTATGCCCAAGAAACGCAACGCACCGCTTTACCGCACATTAACGCAATTCATTTGGCACAACATAGCGATACTATTTTGCTCGATGCTGCCACCCGTCGTAATTTAGAATTGACCCAAAACTTAGCGGGTGGCACGGAAAACACACTTGCGGCGGTGCTAGATAAATGTGTGACCCCAATGGGAAGTCGCCTGCTCAAGCGTTGGATTCATCAGCCGATTCGGGATTGTGGCAAATTGCAAGCCAGACAACAAGCGATAGCAGCATTGATACAATATGAGAGAATGCCGGATTTACAGCCATTGTTGCAACAAGTTGGCGATATGGAGCGAATCCTTGCTCGAGTAGCGTTGCGTACGGCTCGCCCTCGTGATCTCACCCGACTACGCACGGCATTGGCTCAATTACCGGAAATTGCAAAAAATTCACAAAATCTGACCGCTAGTATCGATCAGCTTTTGGCTCAACTGGCGGATTTCAGCCAGTTGCACGATTTGCTGGAGCGGGCGATTATCGAAAACCCACCACAACTCATTCGTGATGGTGGTGTGATCGCAGAAGGTTACAATGCTGAGCTTGACGAATGGCGGCAACTTTCGGACGGGGCAACGCAATATCTGGAAAATTTGGAGATCAGAGAACGTGAAAGCACCGGCATTGATTCGCTGAAAATCGGCTTTAATGCGGTTCACGGCTATTACATTCAGATCAGCCAAGGGCAAGCACACAAAGCCCCGATTCACTATGTTCGCCGCCAAACGCTTAAAAATGCCGAGCGGTATATTATCCCTGAGCTGAAAACTTACGAAGACAAGGTGCTGAAAGCAAAAGGGGCATCTCTTGCCCTTGAAAAACAGCTTTATGATGAACTGTTTGATGTGTTAATGCCTCGCTTAGGCGAATTGCAATTAGCGGCGATGGTGCTGTCTGAACTTGATGTCTTAACCAACCTTGCCGAGCGAGCTGATAGTTTAGGCTATGTTTGCCCGAGCTTTAGCCCGATGCGAATGGTGAATATCAAAGGCGGCAGACACCCGGTGGTGGAGCAGGTTTTAACCGAACCGTTTATTGCCAATCCTGTATTTCTGAACTCTCAACGACATTTATTGATTGTAACCGGCCCGAATATGGGCGGTAAAAGCACCTATATGCGACAAATTGCCCTGATTACGCTGATGGCTTATATCGGCAGTTTTGTGCCGGCAGAAAGTGCGGAAATCGGCCCGATTGACCGCATTTTCACCCGAATTGGAGCAAGCGATGATTTAGCCTCCGGTCGCTCAACCTTTATGGTGGAAATGACCGAGATGGCGAATATTCTGCACCAAGCCACAGAAAACAGCTTGGTGTTGATTGATGAAATCGGGCGAGGCACTTCAACCTATGACGGTTTATCGCTGGCGTGGGCGTGTGCTGAATGGCTGGCGAAGAAAACTCAGTCGCTTACTTTGTTTGCAACCCACTATTTTGAACTCACCGGCTTGCCGAATCAGCTCAAAGGGGTGGCGAATGTACATTTAGACGCTCGTGAACATCAAGACAGTATTGTGTTTATGCACTCGGTGCAAGAAGGGGCAGCAAGCAAAAGCTACGGCTTGGCAGTGGCAGCCTTGGCGGGCGTACCAAAGCAAGTGATTCAACTGGCAAAACAGCGTTTGGCACATTTGGAGGAAATCTCCCACCAAACCAAACAAGCAAACGAACACCCACAGGCAGATTTATTATTCTCTGCTGATTTAGCCGAAGATTTGCAAAAAAATGAACAATTTCAACCGCTTGCAAACACAGAAAGTGAGGTTGAAAAAGCCTTAAAAGCTCTTCAGCCTGATGAGCTTACCCCAAGACAAGCGTTAGATGAGTTGTATCGCTTGAAAAAATTGTTGGGGTAA